Below is a genomic region from Chloroflexota bacterium.
CAACTGCCAGGGCTATAAAATAAAACGTACTCAAAACTAGCCTCCAGGGTCTTCTTATAGCACACACTTGAGCCAATACGTGAACATCGCCATTATAGCAAGTATTCTGAACTTTGACCTTCCAGGAACTGCAGTAGCGCATCCCAAAGATGCGCAGCCCTTTAGCGTCGTTTTTGGGCGCATCGCGTTATAATACAACTCAGGAGACTGATTATTATGGAAGAACGCGTTCAAAAAATCATGGCACACGCAGGAATCGGCTCACGCCGGGCTTGCGAAAAAATCATTGAGCAGGGGTTGGTCACTGTCAATGGGCAGCGCGCCACTTTGGGCATGAAAGCTGACCCCGAAAAAGACCGTATCGAAGTAAAAGGCGAGCCAATTCGTGCAGCACAAAAATTGGTCTATATCGCCCTCAACAAACCGCGCGGCGTGATTTCGGCAGTCACATCCCCCGATCCACGCCCGACAGTGCGCGATCTGGTGGAAATTCCGGGCAGGCTCTACCCGGTGGGCCGTCTCGATATCGAGAGCGAAGGGCTAATGCTGCTGACCAACGACGGCAATCTTGCCAACCGGCTAACGCACCCCAAATACGGTCACGAAAAAGAATACTCGGTTTTAGTTGCCAGCCGACCAGATGAAAAACAACTCTCTGTCTGGCGCAACGGAGTTGTACTGGAAGATGGCTATCGCACCAAACCTGTTCAAGTTTTTGTAACAAGCACCAAAGGCAAAGGAGCCTGGCTCAAAGTAATCATGCGCGAAGGGCGCAAACGCCAAATTCGCGAGATGGGCCGACTCACCGGTTTGCCGATTGTACGTATCACGCGCATGCGCATCGGGAATCTGCGCTTGGGGGATCTCAAATCACGCCAATGGCGCTATCTGACCGAAGATGAAATCACTGAACTCAAAAAGTAATATTCTGATTTGTTGTCAGATTTTTCCAAAATAATCGTTTTTAATTCCACACGCGAAAACAACTTGCTGCGGAGCCATTTTCAATGACTTCACCATCATCATGCTCTTCGGAAGAAATTATTTCACTCCGTAGCACCGCAGCTTTTAACGCGCTCTATCGACGCACGCATCAGACGGTATTTCGCTATATCTACGGCCTGGGCGCGGGCAGCACGCAAGACGCCGAAGATCTGACCGCTGAAACCTATATCCGGGCCTGGCAGGCGCGGCGACGTTTCCGTGGCGATGCACAGGCTGCGCTGGGATGGCTGTTGCGCATCGCTCGCAATCTGGTTTTCGATCGTTTCCGATGGCAGAAACGCCAACCCAAAAACGATACGATTGAAACCCATATTCTCCACGACCCCGCCGCCAGCCCTGAGGCGCACGCCATGTATACCCAGCAAGTGCGCCTTCTCTGGCAACAACTCAATCAACTGGATCGCACTCAACGGGAAATACTCGTACTGCGCTACATCTTGGGCTTTCAAGTTAGAGCAATTG
It encodes:
- a CDS encoding rRNA pseudouridine synthase → MEERVQKIMAHAGIGSRRACEKIIEQGLVTVNGQRATLGMKADPEKDRIEVKGEPIRAAQKLVYIALNKPRGVISAVTSPDPRPTVRDLVEIPGRLYPVGRLDIESEGLMLLTNDGNLANRLTHPKYGHEKEYSVLVASRPDEKQLSVWRNGVVLEDGYRTKPVQVFVTSTKGKGAWLKVIMREGRKRQIREMGRLTGLPIVRITRMRIGNLRLGDLKSRQWRYLTEDEITELKK
- a CDS encoding sigma-70 family RNA polymerase sigma factor → MTSPSSCSSEEIISLRSTAAFNALYRRTHQTVFRYIYGLGAGSTQDAEDLTAETYIRAWQARRRFRGDAQAALGWLLRIARNLVFDRFRWQKRQPKNDTIETHILHDPAASPEAHAMYTQQVRLLWQQLNQLDRTQREILVLRYILGFQVRAIGEYLEIKENTVSVKIRRALEKLRQDWPNDDEQQTG